In the genome of Hyphomonas sp. Mor2, one region contains:
- a CDS encoding glutamate-5-semialdehyde dehydrogenase, which translates to MADTLHTPTEDLHDTLLRMGQQARAASAALAKAGPAARTQAIRAMADALEAATDAILAANAEDLAGGQNKGLSSAMLDRLALDPARVAAIADALRAVAELPDPVGTEIARWTVPSGLDIARVRTPLGVIGIIYEARPNVTADAAALCVRSGNAAILRAGSESLQSSIAIADALRTGLAETGLPEDAVQLVQTTDRAAVGHMLSGLNGNMDVIVPRGGKGLVERVQAEARVPVIGHLEGLCHTYVDAAADPQKAIDITVNAKMRRTGICGATETLLIDRAIASDLLPAIAAALTDAGCTLKGDAEARALVANMETATEDDWRTEYLDTIISVRVVDGVQGAMAHIEDYGTSHTECIITEDQATAEIFLSEVDSGIVIHNASTQFADGGQFGMGAEIGIATGRIHARGPVGAEQLTIFKYLVRGTGQTRP; encoded by the coding sequence ATGGCCGATACATTGCACACCCCGACCGAAGATTTGCATGACACTTTGCTGCGCATGGGTCAGCAGGCGCGCGCCGCCTCTGCTGCGCTGGCCAAGGCTGGCCCGGCCGCGCGTACACAAGCCATTCGCGCCATGGCGGACGCTTTGGAAGCGGCGACAGATGCTATTCTGGCCGCGAACGCGGAAGACCTTGCCGGCGGCCAGAATAAGGGCCTGTCCAGCGCCATGCTGGATCGCCTCGCCCTCGACCCGGCACGCGTCGCCGCGATCGCTGACGCGCTGCGCGCCGTGGCTGAACTGCCGGACCCGGTCGGCACAGAGATTGCCCGTTGGACGGTCCCTTCGGGGCTCGACATCGCGCGCGTGCGGACCCCGCTCGGCGTCATCGGGATCATCTATGAAGCCCGACCTAATGTAACCGCGGACGCGGCGGCGCTGTGTGTCCGCTCTGGCAATGCCGCAATCCTGCGCGCCGGTAGCGAAAGCCTGCAATCATCCATCGCCATCGCCGACGCCTTGCGGACCGGCCTTGCCGAAACAGGCTTGCCGGAGGATGCGGTTCAGCTGGTCCAGACCACGGATCGCGCCGCCGTCGGCCATATGCTGTCCGGCCTGAACGGCAATATGGACGTGATCGTGCCGCGCGGCGGAAAAGGCCTGGTCGAGCGCGTTCAGGCGGAAGCCCGCGTGCCGGTGATCGGCCACCTGGAAGGCCTTTGCCACACCTATGTGGACGCCGCCGCTGACCCGCAAAAGGCGATCGATATTACCGTCAACGCCAAGATGCGCCGGACCGGAATTTGCGGCGCGACCGAAACCCTGCTGATCGACCGCGCCATTGCAAGCGACCTGTTGCCTGCCATTGCCGCAGCGCTGACGGATGCCGGATGCACGCTCAAAGGCGACGCTGAGGCTCGCGCACTCGTCGCCAATATGGAAACTGCAACCGAAGACGATTGGCGGACCGAATATCTCGACACGATCATTTCCGTGCGCGTGGTCGACGGTGTTCAAGGCGCGATGGCCCATATTGAAGACTATGGCACCAGCCATACCGAGTGCATCATCACCGAAGACCAGGCGACGGCAGAGATATTTCTGTCTGAAGTGGATTCTGGCATCGTCATTCACAATGCCTCGACCCAGTTCGCGGATGGTGGCCAGTTCGGTATGGGCGCCGAGATCGGTATCGCGACCGGTCGCATCCACGCGCGCGGTCCGGTTGGCGCCGAACAACTGACCATCTTCAAATACCTGGTCCGCGGCACCGGTCAGACCCGCCCGTAA
- a CDS encoding TrkH family potassium uptake protein has protein sequence MQLRVVIFALGIMTALLGAAMIPCWLLDVADNKPEWPVFAASATMLLLFGGGLVVLSGGRTERTGSREAFLLTVLVWVVLPAMAAIPFMGIGMSFTDAMFESISGLTTTGSTVMTGLDELPRGIKLWRAILQWFGGIGIIVTAIAILPMLRVGGMQLFQLESSDVAGKFMPRIGEISTQIGMIYLFISISCALAYMLSGMSAFDAVAHAMTTVAAGGYSTYDASFGAFYETAAVPTAIFFMIIAGLPFSLLALAMIQGRVKPLFKDPQLRLFLALIVGITTLVFFLRVIADQDYVIISPFNGYIETLFNVVSVMTGTGYATTPYDGWGEPIVMIFLITIFLGGCAGSAACGIKMFRLEITFRAVLAHAQQMVSPNRVVRIRYGGKVIDNDTLQSVMVFVFLYLATFIAAAILLSLTGESPLTAISGAATSVSNVGPGLGPDIGPAGTFQGLTDRGKWICAIAMLLGRLEFTAVFVLMTRRFWRG, from the coding sequence ATGCAACTCCGCGTCGTCATCTTCGCCCTTGGCATCATGACCGCCCTTCTCGGCGCCGCCATGATCCCGTGCTGGCTGCTTGATGTCGCGGACAATAAGCCCGAATGGCCCGTTTTCGCGGCCAGCGCGACCATGCTGCTTCTGTTTGGCGGCGGCCTCGTGGTGCTATCCGGCGGACGCACGGAACGGACCGGATCGCGCGAGGCATTCCTGCTGACAGTTCTGGTCTGGGTGGTCTTGCCCGCCATGGCAGCGATCCCGTTCATGGGCATCGGCATGAGCTTCACCGACGCCATGTTCGAGAGCATTTCCGGCCTCACCACAACCGGGTCCACCGTCATGACCGGACTGGACGAACTGCCGCGAGGTATCAAGCTCTGGCGCGCCATTCTGCAATGGTTTGGCGGCATCGGGATCATCGTCACGGCGATTGCCATCCTGCCCATGCTGCGGGTAGGCGGGATGCAGCTCTTCCAACTGGAAAGCTCCGATGTGGCCGGCAAGTTCATGCCTCGCATCGGGGAGATTTCGACCCAGATCGGCATGATCTATCTGTTTATCTCGATCAGTTGCGCCCTCGCTTACATGTTGTCCGGCATGTCCGCCTTCGATGCTGTGGCGCACGCCATGACGACCGTGGCGGCGGGTGGGTACTCCACCTATGACGCCTCATTTGGCGCCTTCTATGAAACCGCCGCAGTGCCAACCGCAATCTTTTTCATGATCATTGCCGGCCTCCCCTTCAGCCTGCTGGCGCTGGCCATGATCCAGGGCCGTGTGAAGCCCTTGTTCAAGGACCCGCAGCTGCGGCTGTTTCTGGCCTTGATTGTCGGGATCACCACACTGGTCTTCTTCCTGCGCGTCATTGCTGACCAGGACTATGTCATCATCAGCCCGTTCAATGGCTATATCGAGACCTTGTTCAATGTCGTGTCGGTGATGACCGGCACCGGCTACGCTACGACCCCCTATGATGGCTGGGGAGAGCCGATCGTGATGATTTTTCTGATCACCATCTTCCTCGGCGGCTGCGCAGGCTCAGCCGCGTGCGGGATCAAGATGTTCCGGCTGGAGATCACTTTCCGAGCGGTGCTCGCGCATGCGCAGCAAATGGTCAGCCCGAACCGCGTGGTCCGGATCCGATATGGCGGCAAGGTGATCGACAATGATACGCTGCAATCGGTCATGGTCTTCGTCTTCCTGTACCTCGCCACATTCATTGCCGCCGCCATCCTGCTCAGCCTGACGGGAGAGTCACCACTGACGGCCATTTCCGGCGCGGCGACCAGTGTCTCCAATGTCGGCCCGGGTCTTGGCCCCGACATTGGACCGGCCGGAACGTTTCAGGGCCTGACCGATCGCGGCAAGTGGATCTGCGCGATTGCGATGCTGCTCGGCCGGCTCGAATTCACCGCCGTGTTTGTTCTGATGACCCGCCGCTTCTGGCGCGGATAA
- the rsmH gene encoding 16S rRNA (cytosine(1402)-N(4))-methyltransferase RsmH, giving the protein MAHVPVLLDEVVEALQPRDGETYVDGTFGGGGYALRVLAAADCKVFGIDRDLDAITRAEALTEQHPGLTPLLGRFGDMDTLLETVSATAVQGVMLDIGVSSFQIDQGERGFSFMRDGPLDMRMGQTGPSAADVVNHMSADDLIAIIRQLGEERQARRIASAIVARRKAVAFETTLDLADCIETAVGGRRGKKTHPATLTFQAIRMYVNDELGELARGLAAAERLLAPGGRLVVVTFHSLEDRLVKQFMRERSGAQGGGSRYMPEVAKGPAPSFTLARKKAVEPGEQEIADNPRARSSRLRVAIRTEAPAWTDPVTTGKSVPPLKTLEAAL; this is encoded by the coding sequence ATGGCGCATGTTCCAGTTCTCCTGGATGAGGTCGTGGAGGCGCTGCAACCGCGCGATGGCGAGACCTATGTCGATGGCACATTTGGCGGCGGGGGATATGCGCTGCGTGTTCTGGCGGCGGCCGATTGCAAGGTCTTCGGCATTGACCGGGATCTCGATGCGATTACCCGCGCTGAGGCGCTGACGGAGCAGCACCCGGGCCTGACGCCGCTGCTCGGGCGATTTGGCGATATGGATACGCTGCTCGAGACGGTCAGCGCGACCGCTGTCCAGGGCGTAATGCTCGATATCGGCGTTTCCTCGTTTCAGATTGATCAGGGCGAACGCGGATTCTCTTTCATGCGCGATGGTCCGCTGGATATGCGTATGGGTCAAACCGGTCCGAGCGCCGCCGATGTCGTCAATCATATGAGCGCTGACGACCTCATCGCGATCATCCGCCAACTGGGCGAAGAACGGCAGGCTCGGCGCATTGCCAGCGCGATTGTCGCCCGCCGCAAGGCGGTTGCGTTCGAGACCACGCTTGATCTGGCCGATTGTATCGAAACCGCTGTCGGCGGGCGCCGCGGGAAGAAAACCCATCCCGCGACACTCACCTTTCAGGCCATCCGCATGTACGTGAATGACGAGCTGGGAGAGCTGGCTCGCGGTCTGGCTGCGGCGGAGCGTTTGCTGGCCCCGGGCGGTCGACTGGTCGTGGTCACGTTTCATTCGCTAGAGGATCGACTGGTCAAGCAGTTCATGCGTGAACGCAGCGGCGCCCAGGGCGGCGGCTCGCGCTACATGCCTGAGGTCGCGAAAGGACCCGCGCCATCCTTCACGCTTGCACGCAAGAAAGCGGTCGAGCCGGGCGAGCAAGAGATTGCCGATAATCCGCGGGCGCGGTCGTCTCGCCTGCGCGTGGCGATCCGCACGGAGGCTCCGGCCTGGACCGATCCGGTAACGACCGGAAAATCTGTGCCACCTCTCAAGACACTGGAGGCGGCACTATGA
- a CDS encoding septum formation initiator family protein has product MSKHAFLFGLAVVAILIFSLYRAKYGAQETVAEIKDVELAIEAAEAEQAELLAEFAHRSRQEWIEEFARRELGMVPARAEQFVRTVDLDGRVGPPIELPDADAPVDREGSQ; this is encoded by the coding sequence ATGAGCAAGCATGCCTTCCTGTTCGGGTTGGCCGTGGTCGCCATCCTGATTTTCAGTCTCTACCGGGCCAAATATGGCGCTCAGGAAACTGTCGCTGAGATCAAGGACGTTGAACTCGCGATTGAGGCCGCGGAGGCTGAGCAGGCCGAATTACTCGCTGAGTTTGCCCATCGCTCCCGGCAGGAGTGGATCGAGGAATTTGCCCGCCGTGAGCTTGGCATGGTCCCGGCCCGCGCGGAACAATTTGTCCGCACCGTCGATCTTGATGGCCGGGTCGGCCCGCCGATCGAACTGCCGGATGCGGACGCGCCCGTCGATCGGGAGGGGTCGCAATGA
- a CDS encoding penicillin-binding protein 2 — protein MSGEYGSELTMRGGGMRTRLVSISLLLVFAVIAIKGLTVALNGPGAATAIATNFKEAPRRADIVDRNGDLLATSVTVYSVFADPRAIGDASLIADELATVLTDLDVDTITSRLSNNERAFAWIERGITPRQRQAVFDLGLEGIGFREETRRAYPRGTLAGHVLGYAGADGQGLGGIEYALDDRLTKDQAPLAVSIDANVQFSLEAELAAAVGEYDAEAGAGIVMAAQSGEVLGMASWPPLDPHKATELDRDHPALLDRASGAVYELGSIFKPLTVAGALDAGAIRPSDTFDVREPITIRGRQINDDHPIIGRPTAFEIIADSSNIGTVKIAWQLGSRRQQEFFSTLGLFSRSSIELTGSARPLLPEAFDDLHSATASYGHGIAVSPIAFASAFASLANAGETVSPTLLLQPERKRSPKRVMAAPTANLVVSMLRQAVLDGTGERAEVGGYRVAGKTGTAEKPIPGGYSEDENICSFAAIFPADSPEYVVLIVLDSPKAGKDRGRTAAWNAAPTAGRVIERIAPILEVEPRFDEPVRSSPRIRSVADRRGTTL, from the coding sequence ATGAGCGGAGAGTACGGTTCTGAACTGACGATGCGTGGCGGCGGCATGCGCACCCGGCTGGTGTCGATCAGCCTGCTGCTGGTATTTGCCGTCATTGCGATCAAGGGACTGACGGTTGCGTTGAACGGGCCGGGCGCGGCGACGGCAATTGCAACAAATTTCAAAGAGGCCCCGCGCCGGGCGGACATTGTGGATCGCAACGGTGACTTGCTTGCCACGTCCGTCACCGTCTACTCCGTTTTTGCCGATCCGCGTGCCATCGGCGATGCATCCCTGATCGCAGACGAACTTGCGACAGTCCTGACGGACCTTGACGTCGACACGATCACATCGCGGCTGTCCAATAATGAACGGGCCTTCGCCTGGATCGAGCGCGGGATCACGCCGCGCCAGCGTCAGGCTGTGTTCGATCTTGGTCTCGAGGGCATCGGCTTTCGGGAAGAAACCCGGCGCGCCTATCCGCGCGGCACGTTGGCGGGTCATGTGCTGGGTTATGCAGGCGCCGATGGTCAGGGCCTGGGCGGAATTGAGTATGCGTTGGATGACCGTCTGACCAAGGATCAGGCGCCGCTTGCTGTGTCCATCGATGCAAATGTCCAGTTCAGTCTGGAAGCTGAGCTGGCCGCTGCTGTGGGTGAGTACGACGCTGAAGCCGGCGCAGGCATTGTGATGGCAGCGCAGTCGGGCGAAGTGCTCGGCATGGCGAGCTGGCCGCCGCTCGACCCGCACAAGGCAACGGAGCTTGATCGCGATCACCCGGCGCTGCTCGACCGGGCCAGTGGGGCGGTGTACGAGCTTGGCTCCATCTTCAAGCCGCTGACTGTGGCGGGTGCGCTTGATGCTGGCGCCATTCGCCCGAGTGACACGTTCGACGTGCGCGAGCCGATCACCATTCGCGGGCGTCAGATCAATGATGATCACCCGATCATCGGTCGGCCCACCGCCTTCGAAATCATTGCCGACAGTTCGAACATTGGCACGGTGAAAATAGCCTGGCAGCTCGGGTCCCGGCGCCAGCAAGAATTCTTCTCGACGCTGGGACTGTTCTCGCGTTCGAGCATTGAGCTGACCGGTAGCGCGCGCCCGCTTCTGCCAGAGGCGTTTGACGATTTGCATAGTGCGACCGCAAGTTATGGACACGGTATTGCGGTGTCACCGATCGCCTTTGCCAGCGCCTTTGCCTCACTCGCCAATGCCGGGGAAACCGTGTCTCCGACGCTGCTGCTGCAGCCAGAGCGCAAGCGCAGTCCCAAACGGGTCATGGCGGCGCCAACGGCCAATCTCGTCGTCAGCATGCTGCGTCAGGCTGTTCTGGATGGGACAGGCGAGCGCGCCGAAGTTGGTGGTTACCGGGTCGCTGGGAAGACCGGCACAGCGGAAAAACCGATCCCTGGCGGCTACTCGGAAGACGAGAATATTTGCAGTTTTGCCGCGATTTTCCCCGCCGATAGCCCTGAATATGTCGTATTGATCGTGCTCGACTCGCCGAAGGCCGGAAAGGACCGCGGGCGCACTGCAGCCTGGAACGCTGCCCCAACGGCCGGGCGTGTCATCGAACGCATTGCGCCGATCCTCGAGGTCGAGCCAAGATTTGATGAACCTGTCCGGTCATCGCCGCGCATCCGCTCCGTCGCAGACAGGAGAGGTACGACGCTATGA
- a CDS encoding UDP-N-acetylmuramoyl-L-alanyl-D-glutamate--2,6-diaminopimelate ligase: protein MILKDMFPALTGSDAERAIKGLTADSRRVEPGFVFAAMQGVVTDGRKFIPSAIEAGAVAVLGEALPPIDGAIALEVDNARLALAEASARFYARQPETIVAVTGTNGKSSTVDFLRQIWDGAGLRAASMGTLGAIGPNGHIDLGHTTPDPVAIHATLQTLADDGVSHVAMEASSHGLDQYRLDAVSLAGVAFTNLTQDHLDYHETMDEYRAAKLRLFSELAPRGCPAVVNADSDQRLFFEEAAKSAGLDIVSVGWRGNDLKIEELMPKATGQRLFLDWRGEKAAIDLPLIGEFQALNALTAAGLALAGGTELQAVASGMAALKPVKGRLEYVGETADGAGVFVDYAHTPAGLDVLIRAARPHTAGRLIVVFGCGGDRDRGKRPLMGEVAAKHADRVIVTDDNPRSEDPAFIRSEVLAGVPDGIEIGDRGEAIRHAIKDLRRGDTLLIAGKGHETGQIIGDTIVPFSDQDTALAALKEAANV, encoded by the coding sequence ATGATCTTGAAAGACATGTTCCCTGCACTGACCGGTTCTGACGCGGAGAGGGCCATAAAGGGCCTGACTGCCGACAGTCGCCGCGTGGAGCCAGGCTTCGTATTTGCTGCCATGCAAGGTGTGGTCACGGATGGGCGCAAATTTATTCCGTCCGCCATCGAAGCCGGGGCTGTCGCTGTGCTCGGTGAGGCCCTTCCTCCGATCGACGGGGCTATCGCGCTTGAAGTCGATAATGCGCGCCTGGCATTGGCTGAGGCATCGGCGCGGTTCTACGCAAGGCAGCCAGAGACCATTGTCGCGGTCACAGGCACCAATGGCAAAAGCTCGACGGTCGATTTCCTACGCCAGATCTGGGACGGTGCCGGACTTCGCGCCGCCAGCATGGGCACGCTCGGCGCGATTGGTCCGAACGGCCATATCGATCTCGGACACACGACGCCGGACCCGGTTGCCATTCACGCCACCCTGCAGACCCTGGCAGACGATGGCGTGTCACATGTTGCGATGGAAGCGTCTTCGCATGGCCTCGATCAGTATCGCCTGGACGCGGTCAGCCTGGCGGGCGTGGCGTTCACGAACCTGACCCAGGATCATTTGGACTATCATGAGACGATGGACGAGTATCGCGCCGCCAAATTGCGCCTGTTCTCTGAACTCGCGCCGCGCGGATGTCCAGCCGTGGTCAATGCTGACAGCGACCAGCGTCTGTTCTTTGAAGAAGCGGCAAAGTCTGCGGGTCTGGATATTGTCTCGGTCGGCTGGCGCGGAAATGATTTGAAGATTGAAGAGCTGATGCCGAAGGCCACCGGCCAACGCCTGTTCCTGGACTGGCGCGGTGAAAAGGCGGCCATCGATCTGCCTCTGATCGGCGAGTTTCAGGCGCTGAACGCACTGACCGCCGCGGGCCTTGCGCTGGCGGGCGGCACGGAGTTGCAGGCCGTGGCGTCGGGTATGGCGGCGTTGAAGCCGGTAAAGGGACGGCTCGAATATGTCGGCGAAACGGCGGATGGCGCTGGCGTGTTTGTTGATTATGCGCACACGCCCGCAGGGCTTGATGTGTTGATCCGCGCCGCCCGCCCGCATACAGCGGGACGCCTGATTGTCGTCTTCGGGTGCGGCGGCGATCGCGATCGTGGCAAACGTCCTTTGATGGGTGAGGTTGCCGCGAAGCATGCCGATCGGGTCATCGTGACCGATGACAATCCACGCAGTGAAGATCCGGCTTTTATCCGCTCGGAAGTTCTGGCCGGGGTGCCTGACGGGATCGAGATCGGCGATCGCGGTGAGGCGATCCGGCACGCCATCAAGGATCTACGCAGAGGCGACACGCTGCTGATTGCGGGCAAGGGTCATGAGACCGGCCAGATTATCGGCGACACGATTGTGCCCTTCAGTGATCAGGACACAGCGCTCGCGGCGCTGAAGGAGGCGGCCAATGTCTAG
- the mraY gene encoding phospho-N-acetylmuramoyl-pentapeptide-transferase, with amino-acid sequence MLYEWLATDEGPLRLFNYLTFRTGLALMTAFLFTVITGGWVINLLRARQGKGQPIRDLSLEAQLSKQGTPTMGGFLIWIGLLLGTVLFADLENPYIWVVLGVSLSYAFLGFLDDYAKVTKQSTDGVSARLRLGTEFLIAALAGAFIMGLHGAHTPLGHAEWGALNPLAEWVAQFAPETSVERNEASFSGGVAIPFVNDYFLPLGGFFVLFACIVIVGFANAVNFTDGLDGLAIVPIMFTGAAFALIAYLTGNFVFAGYLGIQFTPGAGEMAVLMGAMMGAGMGFLWYNAYPAKVFMGDTGSLGLGGLIGVVAVAIKHEFALAVIGGLFVLEVLSVVLQISWFKITRKLTGEGKRIFLMAPLHHHFQKKNWPETRVVVRFWILSILFALMGLATLKLR; translated from the coding sequence ATGCTATATGAATGGCTGGCCACAGATGAAGGGCCGCTGCGACTTTTCAACTATCTGACCTTCCGGACCGGATTGGCGCTGATGACAGCGTTTCTGTTCACCGTGATCACGGGCGGATGGGTGATCAATCTGTTGCGGGCGCGTCAGGGCAAAGGGCAGCCGATTCGCGATTTGTCGCTGGAAGCGCAGCTCTCCAAGCAGGGCACGCCGACCATGGGCGGGTTCCTGATCTGGATTGGCCTGTTGCTGGGCACGGTTCTGTTTGCCGACCTCGAGAACCCCTACATTTGGGTCGTTCTGGGCGTCTCGCTCTCTTATGCCTTTCTCGGTTTTCTGGACGATTATGCCAAAGTCACCAAGCAGAGCACAGACGGCGTCTCGGCTCGGCTGCGGCTTGGCACAGAGTTTCTGATCGCCGCGCTCGCGGGCGCCTTCATCATGGGCCTGCACGGCGCGCATACGCCGCTGGGACATGCCGAATGGGGCGCGCTCAATCCGCTGGCCGAATGGGTCGCGCAATTTGCACCGGAGACATCCGTTGAGCGCAACGAAGCGTCTTTCTCTGGCGGCGTCGCGATCCCGTTCGTGAATGACTATTTCCTGCCGCTCGGCGGCTTCTTTGTGTTGTTCGCCTGCATTGTGATCGTTGGCTTTGCCAATGCCGTGAACTTTACCGACGGACTGGATGGGCTTGCGATTGTACCGATCATGTTTACCGGCGCGGCGTTTGCCCTGATTGCCTATCTGACCGGTAACTTCGTGTTCGCAGGCTATCTCGGCATCCAGTTCACCCCGGGCGCCGGTGAGATGGCCGTGTTGATGGGCGCGATGATGGGCGCTGGCATGGGGTTCCTCTGGTACAATGCCTATCCCGCGAAAGTGTTCATGGGCGACACTGGATCGCTTGGCCTGGGCGGCCTGATCGGCGTCGTCGCGGTCGCCATTAAGCATGAGTTTGCGCTCGCTGTGATTGGCGGCCTGTTTGTGCTCGAAGTGCTCTCCGTCGTCCTGCAGATCAGCTGGTTCAAGATCACCCGCAAACTCACGGGTGAAGGCAAGCGCATCTTCCTGATGGCGCCATTGCACCATCATTTCCAGAAAAAGAACTGGCCCGAGACCCGGGTCGTGGTCCGCTTCTGGATCCTGTCCATCCTGTTCGCCCTGATGGGCCTCGCCACGCTGAAACTGAGGTAA
- the murD gene encoding UDP-N-acetylmuramoyl-L-alanine--D-glutamate ligase, translating to MIPITEYAGRDVAVYGLGRTGLSAAKALAAGGARVHAWDDGEAARAKAEAEGVNVSDINKRDWQKFAALVLSPGIPFRFPQPHRLVRMAEMMNVPVVGDMELFARAVQALPEKGRPKVIGITGTNGKSTTTALIGHILKEAGRDVRVGGNIGKGVLDMAALNANATYVLELSSYQLDLVESLRCDVAVFLNISPDHLDRHGGMDGYVAAKKRIFANQRPRDTAVVGIDDPHSQAIAMGRQRPGGARVVQISSEFGLARGVSAVDGHLYDSTGGQAIRVGDLVEAEALPGRHNHQNAAAAYAACHAIGIAPGRIMTAIRSFPGLPHRMELVGEVEGVRFVNDSKATNAQAAEQALKTWPRVHWIAGGVPKAEGIEPLAPWFDRVAQAYLIGESEAAFAKTLQDKAATVKCGTLEAATQAAFDAAKASGEPNPIVLLSPACASFDQFKDFEARGDAFREIVQRLAAQVTPQKEAV from the coding sequence ATGATCCCGATCACCGAATATGCAGGGCGCGATGTCGCCGTCTATGGCCTGGGCCGCACCGGATTGTCCGCTGCGAAAGCCCTGGCGGCAGGCGGCGCGCGCGTGCATGCCTGGGATGATGGGGAGGCGGCGCGCGCCAAGGCCGAGGCGGAAGGCGTGAATGTCAGCGACATCAACAAGCGGGACTGGCAGAAATTCGCGGCATTGGTGCTCTCGCCCGGTATCCCGTTCCGCTTCCCGCAGCCGCATCGCCTGGTCCGCATGGCGGAGATGATGAATGTGCCGGTGGTCGGCGACATGGAACTCTTCGCTCGGGCCGTGCAGGCCTTGCCGGAAAAGGGACGTCCCAAAGTGATCGGCATTACCGGAACCAATGGCAAATCCACGACCACGGCGCTGATCGGCCACATCCTCAAGGAAGCTGGGCGAGACGTGCGCGTCGGCGGCAATATCGGCAAGGGCGTACTCGACATGGCGGCCCTGAACGCCAATGCGACCTATGTGCTGGAGCTCTCCTCCTATCAACTCGACCTGGTCGAAAGCCTGCGCTGTGATGTGGCGGTGTTTCTCAATATCTCGCCGGATCATCTCGACCGACATGGTGGCATGGACGGATATGTCGCCGCCAAGAAGCGCATCTTTGCCAATCAACGCCCGCGCGACACTGCAGTGGTCGGGATTGACGATCCACATAGTCAAGCGATCGCCATGGGCCGCCAGCGTCCGGGCGGCGCACGTGTGGTTCAGATCAGCTCCGAATTCGGTCTCGCGCGCGGGGTCAGCGCGGTCGATGGCCATCTTTATGACAGCACAGGGGGACAGGCGATCCGCGTGGGCGATCTGGTTGAAGCCGAGGCGTTGCCTGGGCGTCACAATCATCAAAACGCCGCCGCCGCATACGCTGCCTGTCATGCGATCGGCATCGCGCCGGGTCGGATCATGACGGCGATCCGTTCCTTCCCCGGCCTACCGCATCGGATGGAACTGGTTGGCGAAGTGGAAGGCGTTCGCTTCGTCAATGACAGCAAGGCGACCAATGCCCAGGCGGCTGAACAAGCGCTGAAAACCTGGCCGCGCGTGCACTGGATTGCAGGCGGCGTGCCCAAGGCGGAAGGGATTGAACCGCTCGCACCCTGGTTCGATCGGGTCGCGCAAGCCTATCTGATCGGGGAGAGCGAAGCCGCCTTCGCAAAAACGCTGCAGGACAAGGCGGCGACAGTGAAATGCGGCACTCTGGAAGCGGCGACGCAAGCCGCCTTTGATGCAGCCAAGGCGTCGGGCGAGCCCAATCCGATTGTCCTCCTGTCACCAGCTTGCGCGAGCTTTGACCAGTTCAAGGATTTCGAGGCGCGAGGGGATGCCTTCCGCGAGATTGTACAACGCCTGGCGGCGCAGGTGACGCCGCAAAAAGAAGCGGTTTAG